DNA from Vibrio alfacsensis:
GAGCTAGCGACTCACTTTGGTACTGATGTTCGTTTTCATACGTGCAAACTCAATGATTTAGATTTAGATGCGTTACTAGATTTTTTGCTAAAACGTGAAAAGATTCATGAGCATGAGGGCAAGTTCATCGTCAACAAAGCACGTATTTGTAACCACTAATTTACTCATGATGGGCATCGTTTTTCTTTGTTATTTCTTGATGACGTAGAAAACAGCGTTAATTGAGCACAAGATCAATACTGTAAAAAAGCCGCTCAGTTTGAATTGAGCGGCTTTTGTCTATATTTTGGCATCTATTTGTCGATGCTTACATCATGTGCTTACGACGAATGTCGAGTAACGCGAAAATACCAAAAATTAGAATGGAGTATTTCTCCCAAGCGCTCATCTTAATTTTGTCACCAAACGCACCGATGAAGATCGCCATTTGTAATCCATGCATCATGAATAGGAACGCAGCCATGATGTAAAGAGC
Protein-coding regions in this window:
- a CDS encoding DUF1145 domain-containing protein, producing MKALLILAKAAIAFVWFILILNIFMPFPGKAAIALYIMAAFLFMMHGLQMAIFIGAFGDKIKMSAWEKYSILIFGIFALLDIRRKHMM
- a CDS encoding YecH family metal-binding protein codes for the protein MSDIHAHNLLNLLNETPMNRDELATHFGTDVRFHTCKLNDLDLDALLDFLLKREKIHEHEGKFIVNKARICNH